DNA from Micromonospora nigra:
GACAAGGATGATCCGTTGCCGACTGTGGACCACGTCGCCGTTGCTCCCCCGACCCGTGACTCCGGGCTGCGACCGACGCCAGGCCGGACGAGTCGGCTGGCCGCCGCCCTCGCGGCGACGCCCGCCGTCCTGACCGACAGCGCGGTGCTGGCCTTCGCGCTCTGGACGGTGCTCTACCACGTCGCGCTGCCCCTGCACCTGGCTCCGTCGGTGACCTTCCTGATCTGGCTGGTGGTCGGAGTCGCCCTGGCCGGCGTCGCGGTTGTCCGGGTCGTCCGAAACAGCCGCGCGGCGACCGGCGTCATCGGTGGCGCGGGCGACGACGCGGGTGCCGTCGCGGCCGGCGCGGAGCGGAGGACGCCGGGTCACCCACGTCGGTGGCTCGCCGTCGTGCTCGCCGCGGCGACCGTCGCCGCCGTCACCGCCGGGCTCGCCAACACCCCGGCGGGGGAGGGCATGTCCTGGTGGATCCCGGCAGTCGCGGGAGCCGTGGCGGGGGTGGGGGTCATGCTGCTGACCCGACGGGCCTGGACCGCCGGTACGCCAGTCAGCCCCGACCGTGGCCCCACCGCCGCCCAGTCGGCTTACGCACTGGTCGTCTCGGGTCTGGTCGCGCTCTCCTCCCTCTTCCTGGCGCGCAACACCCCCGACGACGTGTACTACGTCGGCAAGTCGGTGTGGGTGGCCGAGCGTGACATCGTTCCCCGTAACGACTTCCTCTTCAGTGAGAACGTCCTACCCGGGATGGCCTCGCTGCCGCCGACCGCCTCCATCGAGGTCTTCGCCGGGGCGCTGGCCCGATTCCTCGGAGTCCACGCGGGTACGGCGCTGTTCTTCCTGATGCTGCCGGTGATGGCGGCGCTCGCCGTGCTGGCGTTGTGGCGGCTGACCCACCGCTGGGCCCCGCGCCGGCCACTGCTCGCCTTCAGCCTTGCCGTCGCCTACCTCTACCTGGTGGCTGGTGCCGACGCCGCCCTCGGCACCTTTCACCTGCCCCGACTGCACGAGGGCAAGGGCATGTTCGTCTCGGCGGTCATCCCACTGATGTGGCTGTACCTCACCCGCTGGTTCGACGGGCGGCGCCGGACCGACCTGGCGCTGATCGGGGCACTCTCGATCACCGCGATCGGGCTCACCACCACCGCGGCGATCATCCTGCCGATGCTCGTGGGTGCGGCGGCGTTCGCCATGCTGACGGTCGGCCACTGGAAGGCGGCGCTGACAGCCGGGGTCGTCGCCCTGGCGTACCCGGTCGGCTCGGTGGTGCTGACCCAGGTGATCCTCGGCGGCGGCACCGCCGCTGGCGCGGACGCCGCGTTCTACGACGCCGAGTACACCTACCGCCGCACCCTGGAGATCGGAATCGTGGGTGTCGTCAGCGGGCTGGCCCTGTGGTGTGGGCCACTGCTGGCCCGTCGCGGCACCCCGGCACTGCTCGCGGCCGGTGGCACTCTGGCACTCAGCGTGCTGCTCGTACCGGGGGTGCTGGAACTGATCAGCGCGCTCAGCGGGATCTCCGTCGTGCTCTGGCGGGTGCCGTGGCTGCTCGCCCTGCCGACACTGATCGGCCTGCTCTGCACCGTCGAGCTACCCGTCCGGTCCCGGACTCTGCGCGCCGCGACCGGTGGGCTCGTCGCGGCGGCGGCGGTGGCCGTCTTCGCGGTGTGGGCCACCCCGATGTGGTCGCCCCGCAGCTACGTCGAGGTGTACGACCGGCCGGTATGGAAGATGCCGCAACAGCGCCAGGCGATCGCCTTCTGGATCAAGCGCCAGGACCGCCCCGACGGGTTGTTGCTGGCCCCCTCCACCATCATGCGGGCTTCACTGATGGTGACCAGTGAGGTCCGGGTGGTGCTGCCCCGGGACTTCTACCTGGTGGAATACGACCTGGAGTCCCAGTTCGCCAAGGACCGTCTGCTGCTCGCCGCGTTCGCCGACGGCCGGGTGGAGGACATCTCCCACCGCAGCGACGTGGCGGCGGCTCTCGACCGCCTGGAGGTGGGCACCATCTGCGTCTACCGGGGCAACCGGTACGCCCGTGAACTGGTGCCGGAGCTCGGCTTCACCCAGTTCGCCGAGCGGGGGCGACCGGGCGCGATGGTCTGCTTCCGACGCGGCTGACGGGCCAGGCGCACCAGGCTCCGTGCCGGGTGCGCTCTGGCTGTGAGGATGCTCGACACCCGAGCACCGTTCGGGCGACCCCTCGCGTTAAGGTCGCAGACACGCGCGGACGGCCTGACACCGCGGAGATCCCCCTGATCGATCTCATAGGGAGACGTACTTCGTTGTTCGCCTCGTTGACTGGACGCATCGGTGTCGCCCCGCGCGGTGCCCTGCTGGTGCTGTCCTACCTGGTCATGCTCGCCGCGGGAGCCCTCGGCTGGGTCGGGTTGTTCGCCGTCGCCGGGTTGGCGGCCGTGGTCGGGGAGTTCGCCCTGGAACGCTGGTCGCCGGCCACAGCGGTCCTGCTCCACAAGGTCGGCCTCAACCTGGGGTACCGGCAGCTCACCCGCGACCTCGCCGCCGTCCTGCTGGTGGTCGCCGAGGTGCCGCTCACCGGCTCGCAGCTGAGCCTGCTGCTCCTCCTGCCGGCCGCGGTCTGGGTGGTCGCCGTGTTCTCCGGCGCGTTCGCCAAGATGATCGAGCGGCGCAACCCCACCTCGGCGCTGGTGCGCAACATCGACCTCGGCCGGCTGCGGTCCGCGCCCACCCCGCCCGGCTGGGCGAACGAACTGGCCGGTGACCGGCTGCCGCTGGTCAACGTGGTGCTGGTCGCCGGAGCGGTGATCGCCGTGCTGGGCGACGACGTCACGCCGGTGCTGTTCGCCGGGGGGATCGCCGTCGCGGTGGCGGCGGTGGTCGGCGGAGTCATCGCCCTGACCTGGCTGCGGGGGCGCGGCACCGGCCAGGGCCCGCAACTGCCGGCGGTTCAGCGCTGGTTGAACGACTACCGTCCCGAGGTGGCGCTCTACTTCGCCGCGTCCGCCAAGGACATCTACCAGGCCAACATGTGGCTCGCCCCCATCGAGGCGCTGGGCCAGCGGGCGGTGGTGCTGCTGCGCAGCAAGGACTCGCTGCAGGAACTGGCCGACACCCGGCTACCGGTGATCTGCGTGCCGGCCGGCCCGGACTTCATGAACCTCGACAAGAGCAGCATCCGGACCGCCCTGTACGCCGCGAACGTCGGCGCGAACATCCACATGCTCCGCGAGCCGGGCATGAAGCACGTCTTCGTCGGGCACGGCGACAGCGACAAGGCGGCCAGCGTCAACCCCTACAGCAAGGTGTACGACGAGGTCTGGGTCGCCGGACTCGCCGGCCGGGAGCGCTACGCCCGTGCGGGTGTCGGCGTGCTCGACGCCGACATCGTCGAGATCGGCCGGCCGCAACTCGCCGGGGTGCACACCTTCGGCTCGGAGGCAGCCCAGGCCGACCGGCCGTTCACCGTCCTCTACGCGCCCACCTGGGAGGGCTGGCTGGAGGACGACCCGTACCACACCTCGCTGATGCTGATGGGTGTGAAGATCGTGTCGGGTCTGCTGGCCATCCGCCCCGCCGTCCGGCTGGTATACAAGCCCCACCCGCTGACCGGATCCCGGTCCAAGCAGGCCAAGTCCGTCCACGACAGGATCGTCGAACTGATCCGCGCGGCCGGCGGCGACACCGACGCCCGCGACCTGGCCGGCCCACGCCACCGGGTGGTCACCGGCCGCACCCCGGCGTTGTTCGACTGCTTCAACCAGACCGACCTGCTGGTGAGCGACGTGTCCAGCGTGGTGTCCGACTTCGTGCAGAGCCAGCGCCCGTACGTGGTGGCGAACCCGAGCGGCATGCCGGAGGACGAGTTCCGCCGCGACTTCCCCACCTCCCGCGCCGCGTACCTGCTGACCGCCGACTGCGGTGAACTGGAGAAGATCGTCGCGGTGACCCGGGCCGGAAACGACCCCTTGACCGAGGCCCGCCGGGAGCTGAAGACCTACCTCCTCGGCCCCGCCGAGGCCAACCCGATGGACCGCTTCCAGGAGGAGATCAGCCGCCTCTGCGGTCGCTGACGCTCGCTGCCCGGCCAGCGCGAACGATGCAGGTCGGCAGGGCCTGCACCCCGTGAGCGCGGAGGTGGGCGGCAGCCCCGGACACTCCGGCGGAGAAGGCCGACCTGTGTGCCCGCCAACCGCGACGACCCGGCGTTGCGGGGGGTTCGGCGACGGCCGCCGCGATGCCACCGCCGCGGAGGTCTCCGGCTGCTGCGGCCACCCGCGCTCCCGCCCGGCCGGCTCTTCTGCCACCATTCGGGGGCAACGCAGGCGACGGACGGGAGGCCCAGGGTGCGCATCCTGCTGGTCGAGGACGACCGTCGGGTGGCCGCCGCACTGTCGTCCGCGCTGACCCGGCGGGGCTACCAGGTCGAGCACGCCGGCACGCGGGCCGCAGCGCTGGCCGCGGCCCCCTGTGACCTGGTGCTGCTCGACCTGACCCTGCCCGACGGCGACGGCACCGAGCTGTGTCGTGAACTGCGTCGACGCGACCCGCAGCTCGGCATCATCGCGGTCACCGCCCGGGGCGAGGAACGCGACCGGGTCAAGGGTCTGCGGGAGGGCGCGGACGACTACGTCGTGAAGCCGTTTTCCATGGCGGAACTCCAGGCCCGGATCGAGGCGGTGCTGCGCCGCGCGGCGTACACCATGCCCCGGCAGGACCTGGTCGTGGCCGGGCCGGTCCGCATCGACGTGACCGCCCGCACCGTCACCGTGGGCGATGACGAGGTCTCGCTGACCCGCAAGGAGTTCGACATCCTGCTGTCGCTGGCCCGCCAGCCCGGCGGTGTCGTCTCCCGCGACCGGATCCTGCTGGACGCCTGGGGCACAGTCCAGCACGAGCGGCACACCGTGGACGTGCACATCGGCTCGCTGCGCGGCAAACTCGGCGACCCCCGGCTGGTGGA
Protein-coding regions in this window:
- a CDS encoding response regulator transcription factor, with the protein product MRILLVEDDRRVAAALSSALTRRGYQVEHAGTRAAALAAAPCDLVLLDLTLPDGDGTELCRELRRRDPQLGIIAVTARGEERDRVKGLREGADDYVVKPFSMAELQARIEAVLRRAAYTMPRQDLVVAGPVRIDVTARTVTVGDDEVSLTRKEFDILLSLARQPGGVVSRDRILLDAWGTVQHERHTVDVHIGSLRGKLGDPRLVETVRGVGYRLRTE
- a CDS encoding DUF6077 domain-containing protein, translating into MDHVAVAPPTRDSGLRPTPGRTSRLAAALAATPAVLTDSAVLAFALWTVLYHVALPLHLAPSVTFLIWLVVGVALAGVAVVRVVRNSRAATGVIGGAGDDAGAVAAGAERRTPGHPRRWLAVVLAAATVAAVTAGLANTPAGEGMSWWIPAVAGAVAGVGVMLLTRRAWTAGTPVSPDRGPTAAQSAYALVVSGLVALSSLFLARNTPDDVYYVGKSVWVAERDIVPRNDFLFSENVLPGMASLPPTASIEVFAGALARFLGVHAGTALFFLMLPVMAALAVLALWRLTHRWAPRRPLLAFSLAVAYLYLVAGADAALGTFHLPRLHEGKGMFVSAVIPLMWLYLTRWFDGRRRTDLALIGALSITAIGLTTTAAIILPMLVGAAAFAMLTVGHWKAALTAGVVALAYPVGSVVLTQVILGGGTAAGADAAFYDAEYTYRRTLEIGIVGVVSGLALWCGPLLARRGTPALLAAGGTLALSVLLVPGVLELISALSGISVVLWRVPWLLALPTLIGLLCTVELPVRSRTLRAATGGLVAAAAVAVFAVWATPMWSPRSYVEVYDRPVWKMPQQRQAIAFWIKRQDRPDGLLLAPSTIMRASLMVTSEVRVVLPRDFYLVEYDLESQFAKDRLLLAAFADGRVEDISHRSDVAAALDRLEVGTICVYRGNRYARELVPELGFTQFAERGRPGAMVCFRRG
- a CDS encoding CDP-glycerol glycerophosphotransferase family protein, with protein sequence MFASLTGRIGVAPRGALLVLSYLVMLAAGALGWVGLFAVAGLAAVVGEFALERWSPATAVLLHKVGLNLGYRQLTRDLAAVLLVVAEVPLTGSQLSLLLLLPAAVWVVAVFSGAFAKMIERRNPTSALVRNIDLGRLRSAPTPPGWANELAGDRLPLVNVVLVAGAVIAVLGDDVTPVLFAGGIAVAVAAVVGGVIALTWLRGRGTGQGPQLPAVQRWLNDYRPEVALYFAASAKDIYQANMWLAPIEALGQRAVVLLRSKDSLQELADTRLPVICVPAGPDFMNLDKSSIRTALYAANVGANIHMLREPGMKHVFVGHGDSDKAASVNPYSKVYDEVWVAGLAGRERYARAGVGVLDADIVEIGRPQLAGVHTFGSEAAQADRPFTVLYAPTWEGWLEDDPYHTSLMLMGVKIVSGLLAIRPAVRLVYKPHPLTGSRSKQAKSVHDRIVELIRAAGGDTDARDLAGPRHRVVTGRTPALFDCFNQTDLLVSDVSSVVSDFVQSQRPYVVANPSGMPEDEFRRDFPTSRAAYLLTADCGELEKIVAVTRAGNDPLTEARRELKTYLLGPAEANPMDRFQEEISRLCGR